CCCTTGGCAATTCCCAGTTGATGGCAATTTTAATTTCATAAACGAGTAATATAGCAAGGTAAATAATTGCCAATGGGATCAGCACATACTGCGTAAATATTTTAAGCGCTTTTGGGTAAGTTTCTTCTGCATGTGTGTTGTGTAAGTTTAGAGGCAAGCCGGCGAGAAAAAAGATGGTCATAAAACTACCTGTAATTATTGCAAATAACCTGTGGTAAGTATTAAAGCCTATATTGGCATCAAACAAAGCATTAACGGCACCTATGGCCACAGCCAAGCCTGAGAACAATACCCCTGCGTACAATGCCGAAGTTAGAAATCTTAAAAACAGGGTTTTATTATACTCCCAAAAACCGTTGAGGTTATCCTTATTGATGTAAGGTGCAAACGCAACCAGTAAATGAAAAGCAAGAGCCAATAATGCAATGCGAAAAGCATCAGCTTTGTAAACCGCAGGATGCAATATAAAGTAAAGCGCTGTGCAAATGCAAAGGCATAATAATCGTAAGCCCCATTTCCTGGCAGAGGTATAATTGGCTGCTTCTGCATACAAATCAGCCGCTAGTAAAAGTGCTAAGGAGAGATTGCAAACCAAAAGCAGTTTAAGGAGATTGTCTTCCTGAGTTTTATAATGCCCTGTAGGATCTGCAAGATAACACCATATTATGGTAGCAGTTATCGCTGCTAGAACTTGCAAAGGAAACCTAATGGCAACTGTTTTAAGGCTGATCCATAAAGAATATAATGATGGTAGTTTCATATTTCTGAATTATAACTATAAATGTAAACATAAATTGTACCTACATTTTATTCAAAACTTCCTTTAAAGGTAATCGAAAAAATATCGGCCTTGAGTGTTCAAGTGCTTCAATTTTGTGTGAAAAATGGATATTCGCTTAGTTTTCCATAAAATTTATGGATTATTTGAGTATTGTTGATCATATAATTGAGAATATGGAGATTTGTGGCTCATAAAAAATTACATTCATAATTAAAACTGTAAGACGGCCGACCTTTAGGGGTTGGCCATTCTTATTTATAAACCGTCATACTCCTGCTCGTTTATTTGTAGGTTTTGATAACTCCTAATGATATTGTATTTTTGATCTTACAGTGTCAGATTTTGAGCTGCGGGAATTAATGAATGCATATGAATGCGGGGGCAGAATACAGTAAATTTCCTGATGATAAATTGGCTCTATTAATGAGGGCAGGAGATCATGCGGCTTTTACAGAAATTTTCAATCGCTACAGCGCTATTCTTTATGCCCATGCCTATAATAAACTTCGTGAAGAAAACGATGCGCGGGATGTTGTACAGGAGATGTTTATTAATTTATGGGCCAAAAAGGAGAACCTTGATGCTGCAAATAACCTCTCGGGCTATCTTTATACTGCCGTTAGAAATGGCATCTTTAATTTAATTAAGCACAAGAAGATTACATCTGCCTATGCAGAATCTTTTACCAGTTTAAATGAAGAAACTGAGGTAATCACAGA
The nucleotide sequence above comes from Pedobacter sp. MC2016-14. Encoded proteins:
- a CDS encoding RNA polymerase sigma factor, with the translated sequence MHMNAGAEYSKFPDDKLALLMRAGDHAAFTEIFNRYSAILYAHAYNKLREENDARDVVQEMFINLWAKKENLDAANNLSGYLYTAVRNGIFNLIKHKKITSAYAESFTSLNEETEVITDYLVREKQFAAIIANEIAALPPRMREIFELRQKEHLSNREIAQKLGLAESTVADQMKKALKTLRVRLGLRIFTFFF